The Moritella sp. F3 DNA segment GCACTAACAATGATCCAGATGCAAAGTACACTTGACGCAGCAGATAACTCTGGCGCGCGCAAGGTAATGTGTATTAAGGTTCTGGGTGGCTCTCACCGCCGTTATGCACATATCGGTGACGTCATCAAGGTTACAGTGAAGGAAGCGATTCCTCGCGGTAAAGTAAAGAAAGGTGATGTTCTGAAGGCGGTAGTAGTGCGCACCCGTAAAGGCGTTCGTCGCCCAGACGGTTCTG contains these protein-coding regions:
- the rplN gene encoding 50S ribosomal protein L14; the protein is MIQMQSTLDAADNSGARKVMCIKVLGGSHRRYAHIGDVIKVTVKEAIPRGKVKKGDVLKAVVVRTRKGVRRPDGS